From one Streptomyces sp. NBC_01478 genomic stretch:
- a CDS encoding aldo/keto reductase yields the protein METNSRTLGRSGIDVSALGFGCWAIGGEWQDTSGQPLGWGKVDDEETVRAVRRALDLGVTFFDTADTYGAGHSERVLGRALGKRRDDVVLATKWGNVFDEETRTLTGSDDSPEYARRALTASLKRLDTDHVDLYQLHLSDADPERAAQLRDQCEEFVREGLIRAYAWSTDDPARAAVFAEGEHCAAVQHAANVLQDAPEMFALCEELGLASINRSPLAMGLLTGKQAPGRELEAGDIRNTPPAWMQGFKQGAGADEDYVARVDALREILTSDGRTPAQGALGWLWARSPRTVPIPGFRSVAQAEQNAGAIAKGPLTAGQLVEIDRVLGR from the coding sequence ATGGAGACGAACAGCAGGACCCTGGGACGCAGTGGCATCGACGTGAGCGCTCTCGGCTTCGGCTGCTGGGCCATCGGCGGTGAGTGGCAGGACACGAGCGGGCAGCCGCTCGGCTGGGGCAAGGTCGACGACGAGGAGACCGTACGGGCGGTCCGCCGCGCCCTCGACCTGGGGGTGACCTTCTTCGACACCGCCGACACCTACGGCGCGGGGCACAGCGAACGCGTCCTCGGCCGCGCCCTCGGCAAGCGCCGGGACGACGTGGTCCTCGCCACCAAGTGGGGCAACGTCTTCGACGAGGAGACCCGCACCCTCACCGGCTCCGACGACTCCCCGGAGTACGCCCGCCGCGCCCTCACCGCGTCGCTGAAGCGCCTCGACACCGACCACGTCGACCTGTACCAACTCCACCTCTCCGACGCCGATCCCGAGCGCGCCGCCCAACTCCGCGACCAGTGCGAGGAGTTCGTGCGCGAGGGGCTGATCCGCGCCTACGCCTGGAGCACCGACGACCCGGCACGCGCCGCCGTGTTCGCCGAGGGGGAGCACTGCGCGGCCGTACAGCACGCGGCGAACGTGTTGCAGGACGCCCCTGAAATGTTCGCCCTGTGCGAGGAGTTGGGCCTCGCCAGCATCAACCGCAGCCCGTTGGCCATGGGCCTGCTCACCGGAAAGCAGGCGCCGGGACGGGAGTTGGAGGCCGGCGACATCCGCAACACGCCCCCGGCCTGGATGCAGGGCTTCAAGCAGGGCGCCGGGGCCGACGAGGACTACGTCGCCCGCGTCGACGCCCTGCGCGAGATCCTCACCTCCGACGGCCGCACCCCCGCCCAGGGCGCCCTCGGCTGGCTGTGGGCCCGCAGCCCGCGCACCGTACCGATCCCGGGCTTCCGCTCGGTCGCGCAGGCGGAGCAGAACGCGGGCGCGATCGCGAAGGGGCCGCTCACCGCAGGGCAGTTGGTCGAGATCGACCGCGTGCTCGGCAGGTGA
- a CDS encoding NAD(P)-dependent oxidoreductase produces the protein MTSEKLTVGVLGTGIMGAAMARNLARAGHAVRAWNRTRAKADPLSADGAHVTDTVAEAVRDADVILTMLYDGDTVLEVMREAAPALRPGAAWIQSTTSGLESVAELAEFANRHDLVFYDAPVLGTRQPAEAGQLTVLAAGPESGRAAVTPVFDAVGARTMWVGEEGAAATATRLKLVANSWVLAVTNAAGEALALSKALDVNPQSFLDLIAGGPLDMGYLHAKSAAILGGQLTPASFAVTTAEKDARLIVQAGAANGVRLDVAAAGAERFARAAAQGHGDEDMAAAYFASFD, from the coding sequence ATGACCTCCGAAAAGCTCACCGTAGGCGTCCTGGGCACCGGCATCATGGGCGCCGCGATGGCCCGCAATCTCGCCCGGGCCGGGCACGCCGTCCGCGCCTGGAACCGGACCCGTGCCAAGGCCGACCCGCTGTCCGCCGACGGCGCGCACGTCACCGACACGGTGGCGGAGGCCGTGCGCGACGCGGATGTGATCCTCACGATGCTCTACGACGGCGACACCGTCCTGGAGGTGATGCGCGAGGCCGCCCCCGCCCTGCGCCCCGGCGCCGCGTGGATCCAGTCGACGACCTCGGGCCTCGAATCGGTCGCCGAACTGGCCGAGTTCGCGAACCGCCACGACCTCGTCTTCTACGACGCCCCCGTCCTCGGCACCCGCCAGCCCGCCGAGGCGGGCCAGTTGACGGTCCTGGCGGCGGGCCCGGAGAGTGGCCGCGCGGCGGTGACCCCGGTGTTCGACGCGGTCGGCGCCCGCACGATGTGGGTGGGCGAGGAGGGCGCCGCGGCGACGGCGACCCGGCTGAAGCTGGTCGCCAACAGTTGGGTGCTGGCCGTGACGAACGCGGCGGGCGAGGCGCTGGCCCTGTCCAAGGCCCTGGACGTGAACCCCCAGAGCTTCCTCGACCTCATCGCGGGCGGCCCTCTCGACATGGGTTATCTGCACGCCAAGTCGGCCGCGATCCTGGGCGGCCAACTGACTCCGGCGAGTTTCGCGGTCACGACGGCGGAGAAGGACGCCCGGCTGATCGTGCAGGCGGGCGCGGCCAACGGCGTACGGCTGGATGTTGCGGCGGCGGGCGCGGAGCGGTTCGCGCGGGCGGCGGCGCAGGGGCACGGCGACGAGGACATGGCTGCGGCCTACTTCGCCAGCTTCGACTGA
- a CDS encoding ABC transporter ATP-binding protein: MYKLTGVTKRYSRGKETVEALRGVDLTIEDGDQLVIQGPTGGGKSTLLQMIGGLDRPSEGSVELDGVNLATISEAKLTRLRAEKIGIIFQSFNLIPTLTAQENVETALVPLGVKPAERRERAAEALTSVGLGDRLKHAPSELSGGQQQRVAIARALVKKPKVLLADEPTGNLDEGTRDDIMGLLEGLWHEYGLTFIMVTHDSSIARRAPRLATIKAGQITLTEQGRGNGQFTPQQQYAEHGNQGY, encoded by the coding sequence ATGTACAAGCTCACCGGCGTCACCAAGCGCTACTCGCGGGGCAAGGAGACGGTCGAGGCGCTGCGCGGCGTCGACCTCACGATCGAGGACGGCGACCAGCTCGTCATCCAGGGCCCCACCGGCGGCGGCAAGTCGACGCTGCTCCAGATGATCGGCGGCCTGGACCGCCCCTCCGAGGGCAGTGTCGAGCTGGACGGCGTCAACCTCGCCACCATCAGCGAGGCCAAGCTGACCCGGCTGCGCGCCGAGAAGATCGGCATCATCTTCCAGTCCTTCAACCTCATCCCGACGCTCACCGCGCAGGAGAACGTCGAGACGGCCCTGGTCCCGCTCGGCGTCAAGCCGGCCGAGCGCCGCGAGCGGGCGGCCGAGGCGCTGACCTCGGTCGGTCTCGGCGACCGCCTCAAGCACGCCCCCTCCGAACTCTCCGGCGGCCAGCAGCAGCGCGTCGCGATCGCCCGCGCGCTGGTGAAGAAGCCGAAGGTGCTCCTCGCCGACGAGCCCACCGGCAACCTCGACGAGGGCACCCGCGACGACATCATGGGCCTGCTCGAAGGCCTGTGGCACGAGTACGGGCTGACCTTCATCATGGTTACCCACGACTCGTCGATCGCCCGCCGCGCCCCGCGCCTGGCCACCATCAAGGCCGGCCAGATCACGCTGACCGAGCAGGGCCGCGGCAACGGCCAGTTCACCCCTCAGCAGCAGTACGCGGAACACGGCAACCAGGGTTACTGA
- a CDS encoding DUF742 domain-containing protein — MRHWSEEDPWEDEDPALLVRPYTVTGGRTPTFHSGIELITLISTVRPPTREQRLQPEQNRLLALCRTPTALVEVAARLDQPVAVIRVLLDDLLDNELVSVSPPAAAGTPDARFLQAVIDGIRRI; from the coding sequence ATGAGACATTGGTCCGAGGAAGATCCGTGGGAGGACGAAGACCCCGCGCTGCTCGTCCGTCCGTACACGGTCACCGGCGGCCGCACCCCGACCTTCCACTCCGGCATCGAACTGATCACCCTGATCAGCACCGTCCGGCCACCGACCCGCGAACAGCGCCTCCAGCCCGAACAGAACCGGCTGCTCGCGCTCTGCCGTACACCCACCGCGCTGGTGGAGGTCGCCGCCCGGCTCGACCAGCCCGTCGCGGTCATCCGGGTGCTCCTCGATGACCTCCTGGACAACGAACTCGTCTCCGTCTCCCCGCCCGCCGCGGCCGGTACCCCCGACGCCCGTTTCCTCCAGGCAGTGATCGATGGCATTCGTAGAATCTGA
- a CDS encoding MazG-like family protein produces MSDQKDQPTGLWTGIEDLWTWVDTNRPLDGREGLLLRILKLSEEVGEVAEAVIGATGQNPRKGVTHTWDDVQAELCDVVITALVALRTLTPDTQEVFTRHLTRVMDRSLGPSAVVHPQDLPTPRGVDEIR; encoded by the coding sequence ATGAGTGATCAGAAGGACCAGCCCACCGGGCTCTGGACCGGTATCGAGGACCTCTGGACCTGGGTGGACACGAACCGTCCCCTCGACGGCCGGGAGGGCCTGCTCCTCCGCATCCTGAAACTGTCCGAGGAGGTCGGCGAGGTCGCCGAGGCCGTGATCGGCGCGACCGGTCAGAACCCGCGCAAGGGCGTCACCCACACCTGGGACGACGTCCAGGCCGAACTCTGCGACGTCGTCATCACCGCGCTGGTGGCGCTGCGCACCCTGACCCCCGACACGCAGGAGGTCTTCACCCGCCACCTGACCCGGGTCATGGACCGCTCCCTCGGCCCGTCGGCAGTTGTTCACCCCCAGGACCTGCCCACACCCCGCGGAGTTGATGAGATCCGCTGA
- a CDS encoding Gfo/Idh/MocA family protein: protein MTEENVRWGVLATGGIAAAFTAALVDLPDAEVVAVASRTESSAKAFAERFGIERAYGDWDALARDADLDVVYVATPHSAHRAAAGLCLEAGRNVLVEKAFTLNSREATELVELARARGGFLMEAMWMYCNPLVRRLKALVDDGAIGEVRTVQADFGLAGPFPPAHRLRDPAQGGGALLDLGVYPVSFAHLLLGEPSDIKASAVLSPEGADLQTAALFSWDSGALAALHCSIVGGTGTSASVTGALGRIDIPDGFFHPERFVLHRDGRDPEEFVLDPADGPRNTLRHEASEVMRALRAGESESPLVPLEGTLAVMRTLDAVRERIGVRYPQEG from the coding sequence ATGACGGAAGAGAACGTGCGCTGGGGCGTCCTGGCGACCGGCGGGATCGCCGCCGCGTTCACGGCGGCGCTGGTCGATCTGCCGGACGCCGAGGTGGTCGCGGTGGCCTCGCGGACGGAGTCCTCCGCGAAGGCCTTCGCGGAGCGGTTCGGGATCGAGCGGGCCTACGGCGACTGGGACGCGCTCGCGCGGGACGCGGACCTCGATGTCGTCTACGTCGCCACCCCTCACTCGGCGCACCGAGCGGCGGCCGGTCTCTGTCTGGAGGCCGGGCGGAACGTGCTCGTGGAGAAGGCCTTCACCCTGAACTCCCGCGAGGCCACCGAGCTCGTGGAGCTGGCGCGGGCGCGCGGCGGCTTCCTGATGGAGGCCATGTGGATGTACTGCAATCCGCTGGTACGGCGGCTGAAGGCCCTCGTCGACGACGGCGCGATCGGTGAAGTCCGCACTGTCCAGGCCGACTTCGGGCTCGCCGGACCCTTCCCGCCCGCGCACCGGCTGCGCGATCCGGCGCAGGGCGGCGGCGCGCTGCTGGACCTCGGGGTGTACCCGGTGTCGTTCGCGCATCTCCTGCTCGGTGAGCCCTCCGACATCAAGGCGTCGGCCGTGCTCTCCCCCGAGGGTGCCGATCTCCAGACGGCGGCCCTGTTCTCCTGGGACAGCGGCGCGCTGGCGGCGCTGCACTGCTCGATCGTCGGCGGTACGGGGACCTCGGCGTCGGTGACCGGTGCGCTGGGCCGGATCGACATCCCGGACGGCTTCTTCCACCCGGAGCGGTTCGTGCTGCACCGGGACGGCCGCGACCCCGAGGAGTTCGTGCTCGACCCGGCCGACGGGCCGCGCAACACGTTGCGGCACGAGGCGTCCGAGGTGATGCGGGCGCTGCGGGCCGGCGAGAGCGAGTCGCCGCTGGTGCCGCTGGAGGGCACGCTCGCGGTGATGCGCACGCTGGACGCGGTGCGGGAGCGGATCGGGGTGCGGTACCCGCAGGAGGGGTGA
- a CDS encoding DUF4232 domain-containing protein, with product MQKNSIRGGVVALAMVSAAVFVVTGCQPGDTDTGAGSPVSSGSTGSTGATGSSGSTGSTGSPSASVPTGSGVPTSSAVTTCAADSLKASAYQAADRPQGTGTGAAIVQFTNTATKPCVLQGHPTVAGAANGSPELNVPLQVTPVGSASPVRLAPGGRAWLKLTFVQVQGEGDGYCASGSAPVIYPTMVIGLPGAGAHQVALDDGQFAECDGTLTATAVSATKPS from the coding sequence ATGCAGAAGAACAGCATCCGTGGGGGCGTGGTGGCGCTGGCCATGGTGTCGGCGGCGGTGTTCGTGGTGACGGGGTGCCAACCGGGCGACACCGACACCGGCGCCGGGTCCCCTGTTTCCTCCGGGTCCACGGGATCCACCGGGGCCACGGGATCTTCCGGGTCTACGGGATCCACCGGGTCCCCGAGCGCGTCCGTGCCCACGGGCTCGGGGGTACCCACGAGCTCGGCGGTGACGACCTGCGCGGCCGACTCCCTGAAGGCGAGCGCCTATCAGGCCGCCGACCGCCCGCAGGGCACCGGCACCGGGGCGGCGATCGTGCAGTTCACCAACACCGCCACCAAGCCCTGCGTTCTCCAGGGTCACCCCACGGTCGCCGGCGCGGCGAACGGCTCCCCGGAGCTCAACGTCCCCCTCCAGGTCACCCCCGTCGGCTCCGCCTCTCCCGTGCGACTCGCCCCGGGCGGCCGGGCCTGGCTGAAGCTGACCTTCGTGCAGGTGCAGGGCGAGGGGGACGGCTACTGCGCGTCCGGTTCGGCGCCGGTGATCTACCCGACGATGGTGATCGGGCTGCCCGGCGCCGGGGCACACCAAGTCGCGCTGGACGACGGGCAGTTCGCGGAGTGCGACGGCACGCTGACCGCGACGGCCGTATCGGCGACGAAGCCTTCCTGA
- a CDS encoding GTP-binding protein — protein sequence MAFVESDRRSTTVAPNAATAKILVAGGFGVGKTTLVGAISETTPLRTEELITEASVGVDNLAGVEQKTTTTVAMDFGRITLSSALVVYLFGAPGQDRFWFMWDDLSRGALGAVVLADTRRLENCFPSVDFFEHRGIPFAVGVNCFNGVCEEDPEEIRTALDLAPDIPLVLCDARDRESVKTVLLALLEHVMRGLAAEASA from the coding sequence ATGGCATTCGTAGAATCTGACCGCCGCTCCACCACGGTCGCGCCCAACGCCGCCACGGCCAAGATCCTCGTCGCGGGCGGCTTCGGCGTCGGCAAGACCACCCTCGTCGGCGCGATCAGCGAGACCACGCCCCTGCGGACCGAGGAACTCATCACCGAGGCCAGCGTCGGTGTCGACAACCTCGCCGGGGTGGAGCAGAAGACCACGACGACCGTCGCCATGGACTTCGGCCGGATCACGCTCAGTTCGGCCCTCGTGGTCTATCTCTTCGGGGCCCCCGGGCAGGACCGGTTCTGGTTCATGTGGGACGACCTGTCCCGCGGCGCGCTCGGCGCGGTCGTCCTCGCCGACACCCGGCGACTGGAGAACTGCTTCCCCTCCGTCGACTTCTTCGAGCACCGCGGCATCCCCTTCGCCGTCGGCGTCAACTGCTTCAACGGCGTCTGCGAAGAGGACCCCGAGGAGATCCGCACCGCACTCGACCTCGCCCCCGACATACCGCTCGTCCTCTGCGACGCCCGCGACCGGGAGTCGGTGAAGACGGTGCTGCTCGCCCTGCTCGAACACGTCATGCGGGGGCTGGCGGCGGAGGCGTCGGCATAG
- a CDS encoding roadblock/LC7 domain-containing protein — MTAPNTTHGGLAWLLDNLIERIPETLHAIVLSEDGLLVGSSERLAQDDAEQLAAISSGVHSLALGTSRHFGGGRVQQTVIEMDDLFLFVTTAGGGARLAVLATSQVDVGNVGYEMTMVVRQVGQFLSAAPRFPEYSGAPFAGEHE; from the coding sequence ATGACTGCGCCCAACACCACGCACGGCGGACTGGCCTGGCTGCTGGACAACCTGATCGAGCGGATCCCCGAGACCCTGCACGCCATCGTCCTGTCGGAGGACGGCCTGCTCGTCGGCTCCTCCGAACGGCTCGCGCAGGACGACGCCGAGCAACTCGCCGCCATTTCCTCGGGAGTTCACTCGCTCGCGCTCGGCACCAGCCGGCACTTCGGCGGCGGCCGGGTGCAGCAGACCGTCATCGAGATGGACGACCTCTTCCTCTTCGTCACCACCGCCGGCGGCGGCGCCCGCCTCGCCGTACTCGCCACCTCCCAGGTGGACGTCGGCAACGTCGGCTACGAGATGACCATGGTCGTACGGCAGGTGGGGCAGTTCCTCAGCGCGGCCCCCCGGTTCCCGGAGTACAGCGGTGCGCCCTTCGCGGGTGAGCATGAATGA
- a CDS encoding nuclear transport factor 2 family protein gives MTIQPAKLSDPAVRAFVGAVNAHDREAFLALLTPDATMADDGSDRDLTDWIDREIFSSHGHMEVERESNGGRALVANYSNDAWGEMRTRWSFTVGEDGRIARFETGQA, from the coding sequence ATGACGATTCAACCGGCCAAACTCAGCGATCCGGCCGTCCGGGCCTTCGTCGGCGCCGTCAACGCCCATGACCGCGAGGCGTTCCTGGCCCTTCTCACGCCGGACGCGACGATGGCGGACGACGGCTCCGACCGTGACCTCACCGACTGGATCGACCGGGAGATCTTCTCCTCCCACGGCCACATGGAAGTGGAACGCGAGTCGAACGGCGGCCGCGCTCTCGTCGCCAACTACTCCAACGACGCGTGGGGCGAGATGCGCACCCGGTGGAGCTTCACGGTCGGCGAGGACGGCAGGATCGCCCGCTTCGAGACCGGGCAGGCCTGA
- a CDS encoding D-alanyl-D-alanine carboxypeptidase family protein encodes MRDSSRLTRRAALGLTAAALPLAAAAPASAATAIGGERLARDGIQVGDATGLPKKLTARSWIVADHKTGEVLASYRAHQRLAPASTLKMLFADTVLGKFERTRTYRVTDADLADVPSGSSMVGVKPGILYTVHQLWQGVFLRSGNDAVHVLSHMNGGIAATVAEMQAKAKDLQALDTHVVSPDGFDHPGQLSSAYDLTLFARHGLHDDDFSAYCSTRTANFPAGGKKTFQIQNTDRLLTGAYGLGTYPGIIGVKNGYTSHAGNTFTGAATRDGRTLLVTVMHPANGGNEVYKETAALLDWGFGKGSSAAAVGTLVDPLSEGGATASPAPSGKGAKGAQGATGTAASSSDGSSPWRLLEGAAGTVVVLAGGAFALRRRRAAVAAAKARTEADVEPKAEEKQGS; translated from the coding sequence ATGCGCGATTCCTCTCGGCTCACCCGGCGTGCCGCTCTCGGCCTGACCGCCGCCGCTCTTCCTCTGGCGGCGGCCGCTCCCGCGTCCGCGGCGACGGCGATAGGCGGTGAGCGGCTGGCCCGCGACGGGATCCAGGTGGGCGATGCCACCGGTCTGCCCAAGAAGCTCACCGCCCGCTCCTGGATCGTCGCCGACCACAAGACCGGCGAGGTGCTCGCCTCGTACCGCGCGCATCAGCGGCTCGCGCCCGCGTCCACGCTCAAGATGCTGTTCGCCGACACCGTGCTCGGCAAGTTCGAGCGGACCCGGACCTACCGGGTCACCGACGCCGACCTCGCCGACGTCCCCTCCGGCTCCAGCATGGTCGGCGTCAAGCCCGGAATCCTGTACACCGTCCACCAGTTGTGGCAGGGCGTCTTCCTGCGCTCCGGGAACGACGCCGTGCATGTGCTGTCCCACATGAACGGCGGCATCGCGGCGACGGTGGCCGAGATGCAGGCCAAGGCGAAGGACCTCCAGGCCCTGGACACGCATGTGGTGAGCCCGGACGGCTTCGACCACCCCGGGCAGCTCTCCTCGGCGTACGACCTCACGCTCTTCGCCCGGCACGGTCTGCACGACGACGACTTCAGCGCCTACTGCTCCACCAGGACCGCGAACTTCCCGGCCGGCGGCAAGAAGACCTTCCAGATCCAGAACACCGACCGCCTCCTCACCGGCGCCTACGGCCTGGGCACGTACCCGGGCATCATCGGCGTGAAGAACGGCTACACCAGCCACGCCGGCAACACCTTCACCGGCGCCGCCACCCGCGACGGCCGCACCCTCCTGGTCACCGTGATGCACCCCGCCAACGGCGGCAACGAGGTCTACAAGGAGACCGCCGCGCTCCTCGACTGGGGCTTCGGCAAAGGGAGTTCGGCCGCCGCGGTGGGCACGCTGGTCGATCCGCTGAGCGAGGGCGGCGCGACCGCGAGCCCCGCACCGTCGGGGAAGGGCGCCAAGGGCGCGCAGGGCGCCACCGGTACGGCGGCCTCGTCGTCGGACGGTTCCTCACCCTGGCGCCTGCTGGAAGGCGCGGCGGGGACGGTCGTGGTGCTCGCGGGCGGCGCGTTCGCGCTGCGCAGGCGTCGGGCGGCCGTAGCGGCGGCCAAGGCCAGGACCGAAGCGGATGTGGAGCCCAAGGCCGAAGAGAAACAAGGGAGTTGA
- a CDS encoding DoxX family membrane protein produces MTCYDRQDLGLLLLRLGTGGVLAAHGSQKLLGWFGGAGIEGTGAAMEAMGYSPGRQSATMAGLAEAGGGALLALGLATPAAGAAAAGAMAGATAVHAPNGFFAAAGGYEYAASLALTAAGLAVTGPGRLSLDHALGHAVNRGWMVPVALAVTGAATAVVVGLRNRRVREAAEFGQETLFDE; encoded by the coding sequence GTGACCTGTTACGACCGACAAGATCTGGGGCTGCTGCTGCTCCGGCTGGGTACCGGCGGCGTGCTGGCCGCGCACGGTTCGCAGAAGCTGCTCGGCTGGTTCGGCGGCGCCGGGATCGAGGGCACCGGCGCGGCCATGGAGGCGATGGGCTACTCCCCCGGCAGGCAGAGCGCCACGATGGCGGGCCTCGCGGAGGCGGGCGGCGGCGCGCTCCTCGCACTGGGGCTCGCGACCCCGGCGGCGGGCGCGGCGGCGGCCGGCGCGATGGCGGGAGCCACCGCCGTGCACGCGCCCAACGGCTTCTTCGCGGCGGCCGGCGGTTACGAGTACGCGGCCTCCCTCGCCCTGACCGCGGCCGGCCTCGCGGTCACCGGCCCGGGCCGGCTCTCCCTGGACCACGCGCTCGGCCACGCGGTGAACCGGGGCTGGATGGTCCCGGTGGCGCTCGCGGTGACGGGGGCGGCGACGGCCGTGGTGGTGGGCCTGCGGAACAGGCGGGTGCGGGAGGCTGCGGAGTTCGGGCAGGAGACGCTGTTCGACGAGTAG
- a CDS encoding ABC transporter permease, whose amino-acid sequence MFGIYLKRELSRRKKAALVIAMGLALGIALVITVNSVSAGMNQAQDKVLKSLYGLGTDMTVTKAQSAPKAGSTQGPSFKFGATSSSSTSQSTDRVNTQGGQVLASSLVTKVGAQKGVSAAVGALTLNVTKVDGSFTQGKAKSSTTSGSSQQQGGPGGGTGTGSTGQPQVQGGGANFNVNSYSVAGIDVTDQTLGPLSTSKITSGKTFATAQTNAKVAVVSASYAKSKKYKVGSTFSISGTKFTVIGIATPNSSESTVDVYLPLKQAQTLGDSKDKVSTIYVKATDSKQISAVKTTIQKNISGTTVTTSADLASTVSGSLSTASNLATSVGKWLSIAVLIAAFLVAALLTSSAVSRRVREFGTLKALGWPSRKVTRQVVGESMVNGLIGGGLGIALGLAAAYTVTAISPKLTAQLGSTGGGGGQGGPGGGQGGGPGQQATQNTLEIALNAPVSLTTIALAVGLAVTGGLIAGAMGGWRASRMRPADALRSVS is encoded by the coding sequence ATGTTTGGCATCTATCTCAAGCGCGAGCTGAGCCGGCGCAAGAAGGCGGCCCTGGTCATCGCCATGGGTCTGGCGCTCGGTATCGCGCTGGTCATCACCGTCAACTCGGTGTCGGCCGGCATGAATCAGGCTCAGGACAAGGTCCTCAAGTCTCTTTACGGTCTCGGAACTGACATGACCGTGACCAAGGCGCAGTCGGCCCCCAAGGCCGGCAGCACTCAGGGTCCCAGCTTCAAGTTCGGCGCCACCTCCTCCAGCAGCACCTCGCAGAGCACGGACCGGGTGAACACGCAGGGCGGTCAGGTCCTCGCGTCCTCCCTGGTCACCAAGGTCGGCGCGCAGAAGGGCGTGTCCGCCGCGGTCGGCGCGCTCACGCTGAACGTCACCAAGGTCGACGGCTCCTTCACCCAGGGCAAGGCGAAGTCCTCCACCACCTCGGGTTCCTCGCAGCAGCAGGGCGGCCCCGGCGGCGGGACGGGCACCGGCTCCACCGGCCAGCCCCAGGTTCAGGGCGGCGGCGCCAACTTCAACGTGAACTCGTACTCGGTCGCCGGCATCGACGTCACCGACCAGACGCTCGGCCCGCTGTCCACGTCGAAGATCACCTCCGGCAAGACCTTCGCCACCGCGCAGACCAACGCGAAGGTCGCCGTCGTCAGCGCGTCGTACGCCAAGTCGAAGAAGTACAAGGTCGGTTCGACCTTCTCGATCTCCGGCACCAAGTTCACGGTCATCGGCATCGCGACGCCCAACAGCAGCGAGTCCACGGTCGACGTGTACCTGCCGCTGAAGCAGGCGCAGACGCTGGGCGACTCGAAGGACAAGGTCAGCACGATCTACGTCAAGGCGACCGACTCCAAGCAGATCTCGGCCGTCAAGACGACGATCCAGAAGAACATCTCGGGTACGACGGTCACCACCTCCGCCGATCTCGCGTCCACCGTGTCCGGTTCGCTGTCCACCGCCTCCAACCTGGCGACCAGCGTGGGCAAGTGGCTGTCGATCGCGGTCCTGATCGCCGCGTTCCTCGTGGCCGCGCTGCTGACCTCGTCGGCGGTGTCCCGCCGGGTGCGTGAGTTCGGCACGCTGAAGGCGCTCGGCTGGCCGAGCCGCAAGGTGACCCGGCAGGTCGTCGGCGAGTCCATGGTCAACGGTCTGATCGGCGGCGGTCTCGGTATCGCGCTCGGTCTCGCGGCGGCCTACACGGTCACCGCGATCAGCCCCAAGCTGACCGCGCAGCTCGGTTCCACCGGCGGTGGCGGCGGCCAGGGCGGCCCCGGCGGCGGTCAGGGCGGCGGCCCCGGCCAGCAGGCCACCCAGAACACCCTGGAGATCGCTCTGAACGCGCCGGTCTCGCTGACCACGATCGCCCTCGCGGTCGGCCTGGCCGTCACCGGCGGTCTGATCGCCGGCGCGATGGGCGGCTGGCGTGCCTCCCGGATGCGTCCGGCGGACGCGCTGCGCAGCGTGTCGTAG